The window TATAGACATCCATAAAATTAAATTATTGATAATTTTTGCTTAAAATAAACTCCGCCTTCCGAGCAGGCTTTTTTAAAGGCCATTTCATCGTATTCTGGCCACAATCGAAAAAGGTCTTCAAACTGTTTACACAGGCGGATCTTTTGGTTATTGATGATTTGTTCCTCCGGAAGAAAATGCCTAAAGATGCAGGTGACTACCTGCTGGATGTCATCATTAACCGATATGCCAGAAGGAAAAGTACCGTGATCACATCCAATCGACCCATTGAAGACTGGGGTCTGCTTCTAAAAGACAATGCAGCAGCATCGGCCATACTGGACCGGTTGCTTCACCATGGTCATCTGCTAAAATTTGAAGGGAAGAGTTACCGGCTCAAAGAGGCCGCCCAGCGGCTCTCCCGGCGGCCCAATACTAAAGAGGGATGAAAAAAGGAGAAAATGAGAAATATTGAGAGCATAACTTAGATCTTAATATTCTGTCGCCGGGGGATTTTGACCCGGCCACGGGTGGGGGATTTTAAAGTGGCCATCCGGGAACAGCTCTCTTTTCAAAAATACTGGCTGTGGGCTTCTGATTTGAGACCGTTGCCATTCTTGCCATTCATACTTTAATGGTGTATGTTTTTTCTATGGAAACCAGTGAAAAATACCAGGATCAGGCCCGGATGCTGGCCAACCGGGTAAAAAAAAGATTCAAGCATCTATACAAACGGTTCACGAAACAAAACCTGGAGGTTTTCCGGCTCTATGACTGGGACATCCCGGAAATCAGGGCCGTGGTGGACTGGTATGCAGGCCATCTTGTGGTGGGAGAATATTCCAGAAAACAGTCCACCCCAGACTGGCTACCCTTCATGGGTAAAGCTGTGGCCCAGGCCCTTGATGTCCCGCCGGCCAATCTTCACCTTAAAATCCGCAAGGCCGGTGTCAAGGACGGCGCCCGGTACCACAGGATTAATACGAAAAACCAAAAGATCCCCATGTGGGAACGCGATCTTCAGTTTCTGGTCAACCCCAGCGACTACGTGGACACAGGTTTGTTTTCCGACCACAGGGAGACCCGCATGATGGTCAGACAAATGGCCCGGGATAAGGATTTTTTAAATCTGTATTGCTACACAGGGGCATTCACATGCTATGCGGCAAAAGGAGGAGCAGCATCCACCCTGTCCGTGGACCGGGCCGAAACCGCCATCACCTGGGTTAAAGAAAACATGACATTAAACAATTTATCCGCACCCTGCCACACCCAGATTCAGATGGACACTTTTGCTTTTCTTAAAAAAGCCCTTCGACTTAAACAAAGATACGATCTGGCGGTGGTGGACCCGCCCTCCTATTCCACCACACGCATGGACAACAGACACTTTGACATCGCCAAAGACTACCCTTTTCTGCTTAACCAGGTCTTCAAACTTATGCGGCCGGGCGGCACGGTATTTTTTTCCACCAACCACCAAAATTTTTCCATGGCTGAAAACCAGCTTGACGCTGCGGATATCCAGGAAATCACTGAACAGACTATCCCCGAAGATTATGTTTCTGCCAAAAAACAGATTCACCGGTGCTGGCGAATCATCTGTTAAGAATTTAGGGCCGCATTACCTTTGCTATACAAATTTCCAAAGGCCTTCTCCTCTCTCTCATTACCTGTTCTATATGAAAATTTGTGTAGCCTGCACAGATCGTTCAGCCTTCGTTGTGGGATAGACCCGGCAGTTGAAATGTCAGGTCAGCCCATGGCTGTTATTGAACAAATCTATTTTTATTCCCCTGGATGGTTTCTATTCTTTTGGCGCGTTCTCGTTCCCAGTCATCAACCGGGTCCTGCCTGTCCCATGCCTGAAACAGCTTGATATTTTTTTTACTGATTATTCCATGACCTGGATATGCATCATCCATATAGAAATAAATTCTTGCGATATCTCCGCGGATTTCGGGTCTTGGCTCGACTTTCTGGTTTTCGATTTCAAAATCGCACTTTCCAAACTGTCTATATTCCCCCGGGATCATGGCATAGGAATAATTGGAGCGCAGAGCATTGATCTGGCCGTCAGCCGGTGTCAGATTGTAGAGGTCTGCTTGCATATGCCTATATTCCATACTAACTTTTTCAGCGCATTTTCGGCCTTTAAAAGATTTTCCGTTGCGGCCGACACAACCTTCGGCA is drawn from uncultured Desulfobacter sp. and contains these coding sequences:
- a CDS encoding class I SAM-dependent methyltransferase, giving the protein METSEKYQDQARMLANRVKKRFKHLYKRFTKQNLEVFRLYDWDIPEIRAVVDWYAGHLVVGEYSRKQSTPDWLPFMGKAVAQALDVPPANLHLKIRKAGVKDGARYHRINTKNQKIPMWERDLQFLVNPSDYVDTGLFSDHRETRMMVRQMARDKDFLNLYCYTGAFTCYAAKGGAASTLSVDRAETAITWVKENMTLNNLSAPCHTQIQMDTFAFLKKALRLKQRYDLAVVDPPSYSTTRMDNRHFDIAKDYPFLLNQVFKLMRPGGTVFFSTNHQNFSMAENQLDAADIQEITEQTIPEDYVSAKKQIHRCWRIIC
- a CDS encoding endonuclease, coding for MFRFKNSGLIVACILLLCFLPIMAYAAGNMTIDSFSKAKKLLLNKVYYDHRISFYCDCPFKSDQTIVPTDKFSPMTKHFKRSARVEWEHVVPAQSFGQSFKEWREGAEGCVGRNGKSFKGRKCAEKVSMEYRHMQADLYNLTPADGQINALRSNYSYAMIPGEYRQFGKCDFEIENQKVEPRPEIRGDIARIYFYMDDAYPGHGIISKKNIKLFQAWDRQDPVDDWERERAKRIETIQGNKNRFVQ
- a CDS encoding ATP-binding protein, with protein sequence MFLRKKMPKDAGDYLLDVIINRYARRKSTVITSNRPIEDWGLLLKDNAAASAILDRLLHHGHLLKFEGKSYRLKEAAQRLSRRPNTKEG